From the Pseudorca crassidens isolate mPseCra1 chromosome 18, mPseCra1.hap1, whole genome shotgun sequence genome, one window contains:
- the LOC137211050 gene encoding syncytin-1-like, with amino-acid sequence METPVVPRGYTHMQDCGGITAYLVQEYRVTGASQSWQCYHKPKPLPPRATCPCSTFQESMHSMCYSSYQQRIGANNKTYFTAILQNNKSPTISDDNKYLQAGCTGTPGTPVCWNTRAPTHMSDGGGPQDAVRQIETRRQIEEAYRHLYPQLSYHPLILPKVDPSELDSQTMSILEATFALLNTTNPNLAQDCWLCLPQGPPRPIAIPTFANLNISERCNPTSLPEPFPIQFSKFSTTFNTSCFVKNDSLSNASIDLGILSSTGCSQYIPVNSSLCSPNTTVFVCGNNLAYTYLPPNWTGVCTLATLLPNVDLISGDTPLPIPSFDLWAGRTKRTITVLPLLVGLGITGAVATGSTGLGVSLHSYSQLSRQLIEDVETLSGTIQDLQDQLDSLAEVVLQNRRGLDLLTAEQGGICLALKEKCCFYANKSGIVRNKIHQLQEDLARRRQELADNPLWSGFHGMLPFLLPILGPLLCLLLLLTIGPGILSKVMNFVRERINTVQLMILRTQYQPCEASEIEETEP; translated from the coding sequence ATGGAGACTCCTGTTGTTCCCCGAGGGTATACTCATATGCAGGACTGCGGGGGCATAACTGCGTATCTTGTTCAGGAATATAGGGTTACCGGGGCCTCTCAAAGCTGGCAATGCTACCATAAGCCTAAGCCACTCCCCCCTCGAGCTACTTGCCCCTGTTCTACCTTCCAGGAATCAATGCATAGCATGTGCTATTCCTCTTACCAGCAACGTATAGGGGCCAATAACAAGACTTATTTCACAGCCATACTACAGAATAATAAAAGCCCCACCATTAGTGATGATAATAAATACCTTCAGGCTGGATGCACTGGCACCCCCGGGACCCCGGTATGCTGGAATACCAGGGCCCCCACACATATGTCAGACGGTGGGGGGCCCCAGGACGCAGTGCGCCAGATAGAAACCCGAAGACAAATAGAAGAGGCCTATCGGCATCTGTACCCACAGCTCAGCTACCACCCCCTAATTCTCCCTAAGGTCGATCCCTCTGAATTGGACTCCCAGACCATGTCCATACTAGAAGCTACTTTTGCGCTTTTGAATACCACCAACCCCAACTTAGCACAGGATTGCTGGCTCTGCCTTCCTCAAGGACCGCCCCGCCCTATAGCCATCCCCACCTTCGCCAATTTAAATATCAGCGAACGATGTAACCCTACTTCACTCCCCGAGCCGTTCCCcatacaattttcaaaattttcaaccACCTTTAATACCTCATGCTTTGTCAAGAACGATTCCCTCTCTAACGCCAGTATTGACTTGGGAATCCTTTCATCCACTGGATGTAGTCAATATATCCCCGTGAACTCCTCCCTCTGTAGTCCTAATACCACTGTCTTTGTCTGTGGAAATAACCTAGCATACACCTATTTACCCCCGAATTGGACAGGGGTCTGCACCCTGGCCACCCTCCTCCCCAATGTAGACCTGATCTCGGGAGACACCCCATTGCCCATTCCCAGCTTTGACCTCTGGGCAGGGAGAACCAAACGAACCATTACAGTCCTACCTCTTCTGGTAGGATTAGGAATTACAGGAGCTGTGGCCACAGGGAGTACAGGTCTTGGGGTCTCCCTTCACTCCTATAGTCAGCTGTCTAGGCAATTAATAGAAGATGTAGAAACTCTCTCTGGGACCATTCAGGACTTACAGGACCAATTAGATTCGCTGGCCGAGGTGGTCCTACAGAATAGGAGGGGCTTAGACTTGCTGACAGCTGAACAGGGTGGGATATGCCTCGccctaaaagaaaaatgttgtttCTATGCAAATAAATCAGGCATTGTAAGAAACAAGATCCACCAGCTCCAGGAAGACCTAGCTCGCCGCCGGCAAGAATTAGCGGATAATCCCCTTTGGTCAGGATTTCATGGGatgctccccttcctcctccccatcctgGGCCCTCTACtatgcctccttctcctcctcactATAGGCCCCGGTATACTCAGTAAAGTCATGAATTTTGTTCGCGAAAGAATAAATACAGTCCAGCTAATGATATTAAGAACACAATATCAGCCCTGCGAGGCCTCAGAAATTGAAGAAACGGAGCCTTGA